GCGTGGATCAGCAGCAGGGGGATCGCGACCATCAGGCCGAAGGCGGTGGTATTCATCGCCACCGAGATGCTCGCCGAGAGCAGGTCGGCCTTCTCCACCGGGTTGACGCTGGCGATGGCGGTGAAGGCCTGGATCAGGCCGATGATGGTGCCGAGCAGACCGAGCAGGGTGGCGACATTGGCCAGCGTGGCCAGGTAATGCGTGCGGCGTTCCAGCTCTGGGATGGTCTCCATCAGGCTTTCTTCCAGCGCCATCTCGACGTCCTCTCGGCGGCGCGCGCTGCGCAGGCGCGACAGGCCGTGGCTCATGATGCGGCCGATGGCTGTGTTCGACTCGGCGGCGAGGCTCGACGCCTGCTCGTATTCATTGCGGCCGAGCAGGACCAGCAGCTTCTCCCACAGCTCGCGGTTGGTCTGGCGGGCATTGTTGAGATAGATGAAGCGCTCGATCGCGATCGCCAGGCCGAAGCCCAGCGCGATCGCGATCGGGACCATCCAAAAGCCGCCGCTCTGGAAGAAATGCACGATGGCGTTATAGGTCTGCATGTCAGGCTCGCGTCGGTGGAAAGCAGGGGTGAACGAATTTAGGGTTGGCTGGACTGGTAGATCGACAGC
This is a stretch of genomic DNA from Nevskiales bacterium. It encodes these proteins:
- a CDS encoding MotA/TolQ/ExbB proton channel family protein — protein: MQTYNAIVHFFQSGGFWMVPIAIALGFGLAIAIERFIYLNNARQTNRELWEKLLVLLGRNEYEQASSLAAESNTAIGRIMSHGLSRLRSARRREDVEMALEESLMETIPELERRTHYLATLANVATLLGLLGTIIGLIQAFTAIASVNPVEKADLLSASISVAMNTTAFGLMVAIPLLLIHAWLQSVTSEVVDSLEMASIKFLNLMQLRDGGDAAG